From one Candidatus Methanoplasma termitum genomic stretch:
- a CDS encoding InlB B-repeat-containing protein, producing MPDPTAITPAFTLNQGGNVPYTTNGSGRDFIVAKGASFSITATQTEGAYTFVNWTKGGTEVGTNLTETITAGVAGPTTYVAQYKLDGYVFVTLVSNITGLSPAFTLTQGGSPVAGDFSTGEWRFSVDPTMKFEITAPTTAGTSPVYTLQGWSGEASGVATVEKGLIIGNTTYTALYYDASAKVIVTLVSSPTAANPAFTMTQASNSVPYTVNPAGGMDFAVTKNTNFTATAPMSSGIYTLQGWSGMPSGTATLTTQVAAAKTFTALYYDANAQVLVTLVSSPTAANPAFTLSQGGNVPYTVNPAGGMDFAVTKGVDFTATAPTTSGTSPVYTLQGWSGEPSGTATLTKQVSTATTFTALYYDASAKVIVTLVSSPSTINPLFTLSQSGNVPYTVNPAGGMDFAVTKNVDFTITAPPASGYVFQGWAGGASGVAAMTTQVAAAKTFTALYYNATTTVIVTLQANIAGISPELTLSQNSNPVLYTINTAGGRDFAVLKNTDFTATASPLSGYTLLGWAGELSGTTSITKQVATATTYTAIYYNSTYSLITLKANITAIDPDFTLSVAGTDLPSVKVAGGGRQFVVPMNSPYALLAPMVTGYALQGWEGGTSSVAIAAMPGTTQPTVTHVALYYNTATHALVTLKADPSSLSPAFTVTQDSASIPFTLNQVSGRDFAVEMNKDFTATAPTSATSSTSVVYTLLGWEGKIMGVADLVAQVSAPGTTLTAIYYDPLTQALVTINASPDTLNPVFIVNQNSKALLSVLPATGNGRVFAILKAADFAMTAPSVSGYTFKYWMDNTSTDNPRTITANTVTGATTYTAYYLSNSGTVTLTLNSYPGEGGTFEYRLAGTTAWISYTGTVSFNTGSVVEVQTTPAADYVFRFWNDSTTDNPKTVTMSANTTLTAYFLSTDPTKISEITLTASPTGAGTFTWSLPGMTVAQTYSAPFLVNKTDDLTVITAQATGYTFRFWEDASLSATRHVGPQATNVTFIAYFLGSDTVTVTLTTDPAGAGTFTWSLPGMTVNQTYSAPFKVNKVDDLTVITTAKTGYTFQYWEDASTSTTRHVGPQAANVTFTAYFLAPNAYTLTLNSYPVGAGSFQYSVDGGASWMNYTGPVKLNPNTVVQIQIPTDPDYTFRWWNDAKTDNPRTVTMSSNVTLTAYFLSTDPTKIAEITLVASPAGAGTFTWSLPGMTTVMPYSSPFLVNKTDSFTVNTTRTGEYSFMSWEDGSKNATRNIGPQSANKTFTAYFEINVKVYYITATADGNSNISPSGKVEVPGGIDKTFRFYANEGYTITSVIVDGRPIDQAQVSSGSYTFYSVNMNHTIDVISAVALNNSVTLTIDVVEKDRGVAEYSIDGSAFAKYTIPVTFSAGSDVNVRAVAEGGYHFDSWEPSSVARIPALSFDNASSSISLKLHFAPDSDTSRVGLDLSLLLWILIAIVLLIIIALLIWWFAVAAKRRKKEEEEEKQ from the coding sequence ATGCCGGACCCGACAGCAATCACTCCGGCGTTCACACTGAACCAGGGCGGCAACGTTCCGTACACAACGAACGGAAGCGGAAGGGACTTCATCGTGGCAAAGGGAGCAAGTTTCTCGATCACCGCCACGCAGACGGAAGGAGCATACACCTTCGTCAACTGGACAAAGGGCGGAACAGAGGTCGGAACGAACCTGACCGAGACCATAACGGCCGGAGTCGCAGGACCCACAACATATGTGGCACAGTACAAGTTGGATGGATACGTATTCGTTACGTTGGTATCCAACATCACCGGATTATCTCCGGCGTTCACCCTCACGCAGGGAGGATCGCCTGTAGCAGGTGACTTCTCTACCGGAGAATGGAGATTCTCTGTCGACCCGACGATGAAGTTCGAGATCACCGCGCCGACGACGGCCGGAACATCTCCTGTGTACACGTTACAGGGTTGGTCCGGAGAGGCGTCTGGAGTCGCCACAGTGGAGAAGGGACTGATAATAGGCAACACGACATACACCGCACTCTACTACGACGCGAGCGCAAAGGTAATCGTAACGCTTGTATCAAGCCCGACCGCGGCAAACCCCGCGTTCACAATGACGCAGGCCTCGAACTCCGTACCGTACACCGTTAACCCGGCGGGCGGAATGGACTTCGCCGTCACCAAGAATACTAACTTCACGGCAACAGCACCGATGTCATCCGGAATCTACACCTTGCAGGGATGGTCCGGAATGCCTTCAGGAACGGCAACGCTGACCACACAGGTCGCAGCGGCAAAGACGTTCACAGCCCTGTACTACGATGCGAACGCACAGGTCCTGGTCACGCTTGTATCAAGCCCGACCGCGGCAAACCCCGCGTTCACACTGAGCCAGGGCGGCAACGTTCCGTACACCGTTAACCCGGCGGGCGGAATGGACTTCGCCGTCACAAAGGGCGTAGACTTCACGGCGACCGCGCCGACGACATCCGGAACATCTCCTGTGTACACATTACAGGGTTGGTCCGGAGAACCGTCGGGAACGGCAACACTGACAAAGCAGGTATCGACGGCAACGACGTTCACCGCACTCTACTACGACGCGAGCGCAAAGGTAATCGTCACGCTTGTATCAAGCCCGTCAACGATCAACCCGTTGTTCACGCTGAGCCAGAGCGGCAACGTTCCGTACACCGTTAACCCGGCTGGCGGAATGGACTTCGCCGTCACCAAGAACGTGGACTTCACGATCACCGCACCCCCTGCGAGCGGATACGTCTTCCAGGGATGGGCGGGAGGAGCATCAGGCGTTGCGGCTATGACCACACAGGTCGCAGCGGCAAAGACGTTCACAGCCCTGTACTACAACGCGACAACGACCGTGATCGTTACTCTGCAGGCGAACATCGCCGGCATATCTCCGGAGCTCACACTGAGCCAGAACAGCAACCCTGTGCTCTACACCATAAACACAGCAGGCGGAAGGGACTTCGCAGTCCTGAAGAACACCGACTTCACGGCAACGGCTTCCCCATTGAGCGGATACACCTTGCTCGGGTGGGCTGGAGAATTGTCCGGAACAACGTCGATAACCAAGCAGGTCGCAACGGCAACAACGTACACCGCGATCTACTACAACTCGACATACTCCTTGATAACCCTCAAGGCAAACATCACGGCCATAGACCCGGACTTTACGCTGAGCGTCGCAGGCACGGATCTTCCGTCAGTGAAGGTTGCCGGCGGAGGCAGGCAGTTCGTTGTACCGATGAACTCGCCGTATGCCCTGTTGGCACCGATGGTCACGGGATATGCGCTGCAGGGATGGGAAGGCGGAACGTCGTCGGTAGCTATCGCGGCAATGCCCGGTACCACACAGCCGACGGTGACCCACGTTGCGTTATACTACAACACGGCAACGCATGCGCTGGTCACGCTGAAGGCGGATCCGAGCTCGCTGTCCCCGGCGTTCACAGTGACGCAGGACTCGGCCTCGATACCCTTCACCCTCAACCAGGTAAGCGGAAGGGACTTCGCCGTTGAAATGAACAAGGACTTCACAGCGACCGCACCGACCTCAGCCACATCATCAACGAGCGTTGTCTACACACTGCTCGGATGGGAAGGAAAGATAATGGGCGTCGCCGACCTTGTAGCACAAGTAAGTGCTCCAGGAACTACATTGACCGCGATTTACTATGACCCGTTGACGCAGGCACTGGTAACGATCAACGCATCACCTGACACGTTGAACCCCGTCTTCATTGTCAACCAGAACAGTAAGGCCTTGCTAAGCGTATTGCCTGCGACCGGGAATGGAAGAGTGTTTGCAATACTCAAGGCGGCAGACTTTGCAATGACTGCACCGTCTGTCAGCGGATATACATTCAAGTATTGGATGGACAACACCTCGACAGACAACCCGCGCACGATAACCGCCAATACTGTGACCGGTGCTACGACATATACGGCGTACTATCTGTCCAACAGTGGAACGGTGACACTTACACTGAATTCGTATCCCGGAGAAGGAGGCACATTTGAGTACAGACTCGCTGGTACAACAGCTTGGATCAGTTACACCGGAACAGTGTCTTTCAACACCGGTTCGGTTGTAGAGGTTCAGACCACCCCTGCAGCAGACTATGTGTTCAGGTTCTGGAATGACAGCACGACCGACAATCCGAAGACAGTCACAATGTCTGCGAACACTACGTTGACAGCATACTTCCTGTCAACGGATCCGACAAAGATATCTGAGATAACTCTGACGGCAAGCCCGACCGGCGCAGGAACATTCACATGGTCTCTGCCCGGAATGACTGTAGCTCAGACATACTCGGCACCGTTCCTTGTGAACAAGACCGACGATCTGACTGTGATAACTGCCCAAGCGACAGGATACACCTTCAGGTTCTGGGAGGATGCTTCGTTGAGCGCAACAAGGCATGTCGGACCGCAGGCGACGAATGTAACGTTCATTGCCTACTTCCTCGGAAGCGACACAGTGACCGTAACTCTGACAACGGATCCGGCCGGCGCAGGAACATTCACATGGTCCCTGCCGGGAATGACCGTTAATCAGACCTACTCGGCACCATTCAAGGTGAACAAGGTCGACGATCTGACCGTGATAACTACAGCCAAGACCGGATATACCTTCCAGTACTGGGAGGATGCTTCGACGAGCACAACAAGGCATGTCGGACCGCAGGCGGCGAATGTAACGTTCACTGCCTACTTCCTGGCGCCAAACGCATATACATTGACCCTGAATTCATATCCTGTTGGAGCGGGTTCATTCCAGTACTCCGTCGATGGCGGAGCGAGCTGGATGAACTACACCGGGCCTGTGAAGCTCAACCCGAACACGGTCGTGCAGATCCAGATACCTACTGATCCAGACTACACATTCAGGTGGTGGAACGACGCCAAGACCGACAACCCGAGGACGGTGACGATGTCAAGCAATGTCACATTGACTGCATATTTCCTGTCCACGGATCCGACAAAGATAGCTGAGATAACTCTGGTGGCAAGTCCGGCCGGTGCGGGAACGTTCACATGGTCCCTGCCGGGAATGACAACAGTGATGCCGTATTCCAGTCCGTTCCTTGTGAACAAGACCGACAGCTTCACCGTAAACACGACAAGGACCGGAGAATACTCCTTCATGTCATGGGAGGATGGCTCCAAGAATGCAACAAGGAATATCGGTCCGCAATCTGCGAACAAGACATTCACTGCGTATTTCGAGATCAATGTTAAGGTGTACTATATCACAGCGACAGCTGACGGTAACTCGAACATCTCGCCGAGCGGCAAGGTGGAGGTACCCGGCGGCATCGATAAGACGTTCCGCTTCTATGCAAACGAAGGATACACAATAACCTCCGTCATAGTAGACGGAAGGCCCATCGACCAAGCGCAGGTCTCAAGCGGTTCATACACATTCTACAGTGTGAATATGAATCACACCATCGATGTGATATCTGCAGTGGCACTGAATAACAGCGTCACGCTGACTATTGACGTCGTGGAGAAGGATCGCGGAGTGGCCGAGTACAGCATTGACGGTTCCGCATTCGCAAAATACACTATCCCGGTCACATTCAGTGCCGGCTCGGATGTGAATGTGAGGGCAGTAGCAGAAGGCGGATACCACTTCGACAGTTGGGAGCCGTCATCAGTGGCAAGGATACCTGCGCTGTCATTCGACAATGCGTCCTCATCCATAAGCCTGAAGTTGCACTTCGCTCCGGATTCTGATACCAGCAGGGTCGGTCTCGATCTCTCGCTTCTGCTCTGGATCCTCATTGCAATAGTATTGCTGATAATCATCGCCCTCCTGATCTGGTGGTTCGCAGTAGCCGCCAAGAGAAGGAAGAAGGAAGAAGAGGAGGAGAAACAGTAA
- a CDS encoding InlB B-repeat-containing protein, whose protein sequence is MVAVPFTAIQFDTQISSGSPLAEVTYDANGGSGAVPNGSVFEQGRDASQVLFDPLPTNPGYVFTGWNT, encoded by the coding sequence ATGGTGGCGGTACCATTTACCGCAATACAATTTGATACGCAAATAAGCAGTGGATCTCCTTTGGCAGAAGTGACTTATGATGCTAATGGGGGTTCGGGGGCTGTTCCGAACGGATCGGTCTTTGAGCAGGGGCGAGACGCTTCGCAAGTGCTTTTCGACCCTTTGCCGACAAACCCGGGTTATGTGTTCACAGGGTGGAACACATAG
- a CDS encoding winged helix-turn-helix transcriptional regulator, with product MYKMCTLSRTMEYVAKRWTVLILVELWKDEDNEWKRFCEIREAMRDITPKVLSERLKELESEGLIEKRVDSSQFPIKSEYALTPAGLELVEFIQQIKYWALKWKIMDPVCMAQDCRCCKL from the coding sequence ATGTATAAGATGTGCACTCTGTCCAGAACGATGGAATACGTTGCAAAGCGCTGGACAGTACTGATACTTGTAGAGTTATGGAAGGATGAAGATAACGAATGGAAGAGGTTCTGCGAGATCAGAGAAGCCATGAGAGACATAACCCCAAAAGTGCTATCTGAGAGGCTAAAAGAGCTAGAATCTGAAGGACTCATCGAAAAAAGAGTGGACTCTTCACAATTTCCTATCAAAAGTGAGTATGCGCTCACTCCCGCCGGGTTAGAATTAGTGGAATTCATACAGCAAATAAAATATTGGGCATTGAAGTGGAAGATCATGGATCCTGTTTGCATGGCGCAGGACTGCCGTTGCTGCAAACTGTGA
- a CDS encoding ATP-binding protein yields the protein MSFVGRKEESQEFDARYRSTNAELVILYGRRRVGKTAFLQRFMQGKKSFFFSATESEDNEQRERFKQKMLNFGFDGEPSLLNDWGGIFRSLIKLKMTGKALVVIDEFQNLLKGNREIAPIIQKIWDEFLSKKYIMLVLCESAANVIENEVIEDKKFFHIHSAAVVKMKELPFKEVMKLFPKYSLSERIVVYSVLGGAPFYLKQFSPSVSLEENLKRSILSPGAILYNETEFILKQDLRETATYNTILSAIAHGCEKMVDISQKTKIIPTKANVYLKNLIDLGIVVKEYSILGPAEKATGLHNGAYRIADNFFRFWYRFVYPNIDQIELGETERLAKDISEQVKNEYASACFVRLCIEYIRERNAANDLPFVAKRVGRIWCKECAVDVGATDGKTLLIGECRWSDQPVGLEILSAMREKVTKTRELSEKEDYVLCLFSKFGFTQALIDESNVSNINLFDAVSMFDTTL from the coding sequence ATGTCATTCGTCGGACGCAAAGAAGAATCCCAGGAATTCGATGCTCGGTACAGATCAACCAATGCAGAACTCGTCATCCTATACGGCAGACGGCGTGTCGGAAAAACTGCGTTCCTGCAGCGATTCATGCAGGGAAAAAAGTCTTTCTTCTTCAGTGCGACCGAGTCGGAAGACAACGAACAGAGAGAAAGATTCAAACAGAAGATGTTGAATTTTGGCTTCGACGGCGAACCTTCTTTGCTCAACGATTGGGGAGGGATCTTCCGCAGTTTGATAAAGCTTAAAATGACGGGCAAGGCCTTGGTCGTTATCGATGAGTTCCAAAATCTGCTCAAAGGCAACCGGGAGATCGCTCCGATCATTCAGAAGATTTGGGACGAATTCCTTTCAAAAAAATACATCATGCTCGTGCTCTGCGAAAGCGCTGCGAATGTCATAGAGAACGAGGTCATTGAAGATAAAAAGTTCTTTCACATACATTCTGCCGCAGTAGTGAAAATGAAAGAATTGCCCTTCAAAGAAGTGATGAAGTTATTCCCGAAATATTCACTTAGCGAAAGGATTGTAGTTTACTCGGTGCTCGGCGGGGCGCCGTTCTATCTCAAACAGTTCTCCCCTTCCGTGAGCTTAGAAGAGAATCTCAAAAGGAGCATCCTTTCCCCCGGTGCGATCCTCTACAACGAAACGGAGTTCATTCTCAAACAGGACCTTCGCGAGACCGCTACATATAACACTATCCTCTCTGCTATTGCACACGGCTGCGAAAAGATGGTTGACATCTCTCAAAAAACAAAGATCATCCCGACAAAAGCAAATGTCTATCTGAAGAATCTGATAGATCTAGGCATAGTTGTCAAAGAATACAGCATATTGGGGCCGGCTGAAAAGGCCACCGGTTTACACAACGGCGCCTATAGGATCGCGGACAACTTCTTCCGTTTCTGGTACAGGTTCGTGTATCCGAACATAGACCAGATAGAATTGGGCGAAACGGAACGCCTCGCAAAGGATATCTCTGAACAAGTGAAAAATGAATATGCCTCAGCTTGCTTTGTTAGATTATGTATTGAGTACATAAGAGAACGTAACGCTGCGAACGATCTCCCTTTCGTTGCAAAGCGGGTGGGAAGGATATGGTGTAAAGAGTGCGCAGTAGATGTCGGGGCGACCGACGGGAAGACCTTGCTGATAGGCGAATGCAGGTGGTCGGACCAGCCGGTCGGCTTAGAGATACTGAGCGCAATGAGAGAAAAGGTCACAAAGACGAGAGAGCTCAGCGAAAAAGAGGACTACGTTCTGTGCCTTTTCTCCAAGTTTGGTTTCACGCAGGCACTGATCGACGAATCGAATGTGTCGAACATCAACCTCTTTGACGCCGTAAGCATGTTCGATACCACCCTATAG
- a CDS encoding DNA primase large subunit PriL: MDSLQAARYPFLRGSAKYAEANHTDIESLISSPSYENARKRGLERVLGAISDHKVGDVSLLQEYDRLMEVLSYPYARMIVSCINDRFLTKRYALAEASRMNELLSNDHASEMIVAEDLEVRSTVDTEGMVRMHFSDYLRFSHVMKAVEWKLINTDLKNGFVRIEPDKFDRLLQNALQERIESELPLNVPDAFRKALKKDIDHVAVILSETKMKLSPTGGEGMNPDYLPPCIRAILASAQNGVNLPHSARFALVSYLNALGLTYEQIIALFSQSPDFDESKSSYQIKHITGEERGREGYTPPECATMKTNGICFDPDNLCSRVNHPLSYYRAKSDFAKRDEKEEKK; the protein is encoded by the coding sequence ATGGACTCCCTCCAAGCCGCAAGATATCCTTTCCTCAGGGGTTCCGCCAAATACGCCGAGGCGAACCACACGGATATCGAGTCCTTGATATCTTCGCCTTCCTACGAGAACGCCAGGAAGAGGGGGCTGGAGCGCGTGCTCGGCGCAATATCCGATCATAAAGTGGGAGATGTCTCCCTGCTTCAGGAATATGATCGATTGATGGAGGTCCTCTCCTATCCTTATGCGAGGATGATAGTGTCCTGCATCAACGACAGATTCCTCACTAAAAGGTACGCTCTTGCCGAAGCGTCAAGGATGAATGAACTCCTTTCCAACGACCATGCTTCAGAGATGATCGTTGCCGAGGACCTTGAAGTAAGGTCTACTGTCGACACGGAAGGCATGGTGCGCATGCACTTCTCCGATTACCTGAGGTTCTCCCACGTAATGAAAGCGGTGGAATGGAAACTCATAAACACCGATCTTAAGAACGGGTTCGTCCGCATAGAGCCGGATAAGTTCGACAGGCTCCTTCAGAACGCCCTTCAGGAAAGAATTGAATCCGAGCTCCCCCTGAACGTCCCGGACGCGTTCAGGAAAGCTTTGAAGAAAGACATCGACCATGTTGCCGTCATCCTGTCGGAAACGAAGATGAAACTTAGCCCGACTGGTGGCGAGGGGATGAATCCCGATTATCTCCCTCCCTGCATAAGGGCCATACTCGCAAGCGCACAGAACGGAGTGAATCTTCCCCACAGTGCCAGATTCGCTCTCGTCTCATATCTTAACGCTTTGGGATTGACATATGAACAGATAATCGCATTGTTCTCACAGTCACCAGATTTCGACGAATCAAAATCAAGCTATCAGATCAAACACATAACCGGGGAGGAGAGGGGAAGAGAAGGGTACACCCCGCCGGAATGCGCGACCATGAAGACCAACGGCATATGCTTCGATCCCGATAATTTATGCTCAAGGGTCAACCACCCTCTTTCGTACTACCGAGCTAAATCCGACTTTGCAAAAAGAGATGAAAAAGAAGAGAAAAAGTAA
- a CDS encoding BRO-N domain-containing protein — MDESKIQLFENKRVRTVWNEEEQEWYFSIVDVCAVLTDQPTQRNASTYWAVLKNRLKEEGADELLTNCKQLKMLAEDGKMRLTDVADTEQLLRIIQSLPSPKAEPFKLWLAAVGKERIEEEIDPELAFERAFATYLKKGYSREWIYQRLLSIKIRNELTDEWCDRGIRKGREFAILTDDISKAWAGLTTREYKDLKGLKKENLRDNMTNLELVLNMLAESTTTEISKEKEPETFEENREVARCGGEVAGIARKEAEKRIGKPVITSKNNIDPLLLNANEKEEKPR; from the coding sequence ATGGACGAGAGTAAGATACAATTATTTGAGAACAAGCGTGTCAGAACAGTTTGGAACGAAGAAGAACAGGAATGGTACTTTTCCATTGTTGATGTATGTGCTGTACTTACTGATCAGCCTACGCAACGCAATGCAAGCACCTATTGGGCCGTGTTGAAAAACCGCCTAAAAGAAGAGGGCGCTGATGAACTGCTTACGAATTGTAAGCAGTTGAAAATGCTCGCTGAAGATGGAAAAATGAGGTTGACCGATGTTGCCGACACCGAACAACTTTTACGTATAATCCAATCCCTCCCGTCGCCCAAAGCGGAGCCGTTCAAGCTCTGGCTGGCAGCGGTCGGAAAAGAAAGGATCGAAGAAGAGATCGATCCTGAACTCGCTTTCGAACGCGCCTTCGCAACGTATCTGAAGAAGGGTTACAGCCGCGAATGGATCTACCAGAGGCTTCTTTCCATAAAAATACGGAACGAACTGACGGATGAATGGTGTGACCGTGGAATCAGAAAAGGAAGGGAGTTTGCCATCCTGACTGATGATATCTCTAAAGCGTGGGCGGGGTTGACAACAAGAGAGTACAAAGATCTCAAGGGCCTCAAAAAAGAGAACCTGCGCGATAACATGACGAATCTTGAGCTTGTATTGAACATGCTTGCCGAATCTACAACAACTGAGATATCCAAAGAAAAAGAACCGGAGACATTCGAAGAGAACAGAGAGGTCGCACGTTGCGGCGGAGAAGTGGCAGGGATTGCAAGAAAAGAGGCTGAGAAACGTATTGGGAAGCCTGTGATCACTTCAAAGAACAACATTGATCCGCTTTTGCTGAATGCTAACGAGAAGGAGGAAAAGCCGCGATGA
- a CDS encoding CDP-alcohol phosphatidyltransferase family protein, whose amino-acid sequence MVLDEQRKRADFALTPVAKRMINVNPNMISWGGLILAFLSGLLFYFSYDRHYLLIIGAIVVLISGYFDALDGKVAKLAGKASNKGDYLDHVFDRYADVFMIGGVAVSAWCNPYIGLLALVGVLLTSYMGTQAQAVGAPRLYAGLLGRADRVVLSTLFPILQFIMILVGYSAIDIAGYSISWMEIMLIWFAVVGNLTAIQRGVVTWQNLSKKE is encoded by the coding sequence ATGGTTCTAGACGAGCAAAGGAAAAGGGCAGACTTTGCTTTAACGCCCGTCGCAAAGAGGATGATCAATGTCAATCCGAATATGATCTCATGGGGCGGTTTGATCCTTGCTTTCCTTTCAGGCCTGCTGTTCTATTTCAGCTATGACCGCCACTACCTTCTGATAATCGGGGCGATTGTTGTTCTGATCTCCGGTTACTTTGATGCGTTGGACGGAAAAGTGGCAAAGCTTGCCGGAAAAGCATCCAACAAAGGTGACTATTTGGATCACGTCTTTGACAGGTATGCTGATGTCTTCATGATAGGCGGAGTTGCGGTCAGTGCGTGGTGCAATCCATACATAGGATTGCTGGCTCTTGTGGGTGTTCTCCTCACATCATACATGGGAACGCAGGCGCAGGCCGTAGGCGCACCGCGCCTTTATGCGGGGTTGCTGGGAAGGGCGGACAGAGTAGTTCTGAGCACGTTGTTCCCGATATTACAATTCATAATGATCTTGGTCGGATACTCTGCGATCGATATAGCCGGCTATTCGATATCTTGGATGGAGATAATGTTGATCTGGTTCGCCGTTGTCGGTAACTTGACGGCCATCCAGAGAGGTGTTGTTACGTGGCAGAATCTTTCTAAGAAAGAATAA
- a CDS encoding adenylate kinase family protein — translation MSCTVQTGICDKMMISITGTPGTGKTQLAEELRRRGYEVLDLNGFIRENGLLEEKDEARDTYCVDVDSLDISLEEHRKMNLILIEGHISHCVESDMIIVLRCRPEILAERLGARGYSEGKVRENVQAEILDVILCESIEADVPVCELDSSNEGISAIADKVEDIIKGNIDKYRPGNVDWTEELEGWF, via the coding sequence ATGTCCTGCACCGTGCAGACAGGTATCTGTGATAAGATGATGATCTCAATAACCGGGACCCCTGGCACAGGGAAGACGCAACTTGCGGAAGAGCTCAGGCGCAGGGGCTATGAGGTTTTGGATCTTAACGGATTCATCAGAGAGAACGGGCTGCTTGAAGAGAAGGACGAAGCAAGGGATACATACTGCGTCGACGTCGATTCATTGGATATCTCTTTGGAGGAGCACAGGAAAATGAACCTGATCCTAATCGAGGGGCACATCTCCCATTGCGTTGAATCTGACATGATCATTGTGTTGAGATGCAGGCCGGAGATATTGGCCGAAAGACTCGGTGCGCGCGGTTACTCCGAAGGCAAAGTGAGGGAGAATGTTCAGGCAGAGATCCTGGACGTCATACTGTGCGAATCGATCGAAGCCGATGTGCCAGTATGCGAATTGGACTCTTCGAACGAAGGCATTTCCGCTATTGCGGACAAGGTTGAGGACATCATAAAAGGGAATATTGATAAATACCGACCTGGCAATGTCGATTGGACGGAGGAATTAGAAGGATGGTTCTAG
- a CDS encoding PfkB family carbohydrate kinase: MGGAKPFLSVYGHVTVDQIIAIKRFPEINESVDVISKSTTLGGTGTNIAMTAAKLGVPTAICAFVGQDFPVRYENDMKESGLIMDEFVHVNEYETSQAMVVNDSELLQRVIFYQGPQGSASKLDRLLNGNASRSAYVHFCTGEPDYYISVMGTINGGPSIAVDPAQEVYKMWDKAKFEKALPLSDSLFCNEYEARTIEKYLGIKDVMEVEKDLVVRTEGSKGSTAKIKGEKVSIPVVKGNAFVDATGAGDAFRAGFYCGLYNGYDVHRSLILASATSSFVVEKVGALTNIPRWEDVLHRADRYL, encoded by the coding sequence GATCAAAAGATTCCCGGAGATAAATGAGTCCGTCGATGTAATCTCAAAGAGCACGACCCTCGGTGGGACGGGAACGAATATTGCAATGACCGCTGCCAAACTGGGCGTGCCGACCGCAATATGCGCTTTCGTAGGTCAGGACTTTCCTGTAAGATATGAGAATGACATGAAAGAATCCGGACTCATAATGGATGAGTTCGTTCACGTAAATGAATATGAAACATCCCAAGCAATGGTTGTGAACGACTCGGAACTGCTTCAAAGAGTGATATTCTATCAAGGGCCGCAGGGAAGTGCCAGCAAGCTGGATCGTCTGTTAAACGGTAACGCTTCAAGGTCGGCTTACGTCCACTTTTGTACTGGGGAGCCGGATTACTACATCTCCGTGATGGGAACAATAAACGGCGGCCCGAGCATTGCGGTGGACCCTGCGCAGGAGGTCTATAAGATGTGGGACAAGGCGAAGTTCGAGAAGGCATTGCCGCTGTCGGACTCGCTGTTCTGCAATGAATATGAAGCAAGGACCATCGAGAAGTATCTCGGGATAAAAGATGTCATGGAAGTGGAGAAGGATCTCGTTGTCCGCACGGAGGGCAGTAAGGGAAGCACCGCAAAGATCAAAGGAGAAAAGGTAAGCATCCCTGTTGTCAAAGGCAATGCTTTTGTTGATGCCACGGGGGCAGGAGATGCGTTCCGTGCGGGATTCTACTGTGGGCTGTACAACGGATATGATGTTCACAGGTCGCTGATCCTGGCATCGGCGACCTCCTCGTTCGTTGTGGAAAAAGTGGGAGCTCTGACCAACATCCCGAGATGGGAAGATGTCCTGCACCGTGCAGACAGGTATCTGTGA